A window of Staphylococcus sp. 17KM0847 contains these coding sequences:
- the purL gene encoding phosphoribosylformylglycinamidine synthase subunit PurL, which produces MPKFLEPTAEEIKTEKLYRDMGLSDAEFEKVQDILGRVPNFTETGIFSVMWSEHCSYKHSKPFLKQFPTTGKHVLMGPGEGAGVVDIGDNQAVVFKVESHNHPSAIEPYQGAATGVGGIIRDIVSIGARPINLLNSLRFGELTEKTNRRLLRGVVAGIGGYGNCIGIPTTAGEIEFDDRYDGNPLVNAMCVGVIDHDMIQKGLAQGVGNSVIYVGLKTGRDGIHGATFASEELTEESESKRPSVQIGDPFVGKKLMEATLEAITYEELVGIQDMGAAGLTSSSSEMAAKGGSGIHLQLEKVPVREEGISPYEMMLSETQERMLLVVRKGTEQKFLDLFDKHELDSAVIGEVTDTDRFVLTYENEVFADIPVKPLDHEAPVYVLEGESLQHDQPKNNYDAIDVEDVFDRLLTHPTIASKQYLYSQYDQQVGANTIVKPGLQASVVRVEGTNKAVASTIDGEARYVFNNPYEGGKMVVAEAYRNLIAVGAKPLAMTDCLNYGSPEKKHIYQQLIDSTRGMAEACEILETPVVSGNVSLYNETRTSSIFPTPVVGMVGLIEDIDYLRDFSPSAGDKLYIVGETTNSFGGSQIEKLLYDEVNHEPEDVDLTAEAHKGEAIRQAIREGVLSHVQTVGKGGLLITLARMSAFYGLGAEAQIDLTNAQLFSETQGRYILVVKEGQTLNIDHAVEIGTFTATDNFKVSAKNITIERRTSELKQAWEGAIEACMTSVD; this is translated from the coding sequence ATGCCTAAATTTTTAGAACCAACTGCCGAAGAGATAAAAACCGAAAAGTTATATCGTGATATGGGATTGAGTGATGCAGAGTTTGAAAAAGTGCAGGATATTTTAGGTAGAGTGCCGAATTTTACAGAAACAGGTATTTTCTCTGTTATGTGGAGTGAGCATTGTTCATATAAGCATTCAAAACCTTTTTTAAAACAATTCCCAACAACGGGCAAGCATGTTTTAATGGGGCCTGGTGAAGGTGCAGGTGTTGTAGATATTGGTGATAACCAAGCTGTTGTATTTAAAGTAGAATCACATAATCATCCATCTGCCATTGAACCTTATCAAGGTGCTGCAACAGGTGTTGGAGGTATTATTCGTGATATTGTATCTATCGGTGCGCGTCCAATTAATCTATTAAACAGTTTGCGCTTTGGTGAATTAACAGAAAAAACGAATCGCCGTTTATTGCGTGGTGTTGTAGCGGGTATCGGTGGTTACGGTAACTGTATCGGTATACCGACAACAGCAGGAGAAATTGAATTCGATGATCGTTATGATGGTAATCCACTCGTTAACGCTATGTGTGTAGGTGTCATTGACCACGATATGATTCAAAAAGGTCTTGCACAAGGTGTAGGCAACTCGGTGATTTATGTCGGACTTAAAACAGGACGTGACGGTATTCACGGCGCAACATTTGCATCAGAAGAATTAACTGAAGAAAGTGAAAGCAAACGCCCTTCTGTACAAATTGGTGATCCATTCGTTGGTAAAAAATTAATGGAAGCGACACTTGAGGCCATTACATATGAAGAACTTGTAGGTATTCAAGATATGGGGGCTGCTGGTTTGACGTCTTCATCTTCCGAAATGGCAGCTAAAGGTGGTAGTGGTATTCACTTACAACTTGAAAAAGTACCCGTACGAGAAGAGGGCATCTCTCCATATGAAATGATGTTATCAGAAACACAAGAACGTATGCTCCTTGTTGTGCGTAAAGGAACGGAGCAAAAGTTTTTAGATTTATTTGATAAGCATGAGCTGGACAGTGCTGTGATTGGTGAAGTTACAGATACAGATCGCTTTGTTTTAACGTATGAGAACGAAGTATTTGCGGATATTCCGGTCAAACCATTAGATCATGAAGCACCGGTATACGTATTAGAAGGCGAATCTTTACAACATGATCAACCTAAAAACAATTATGATGCGATTGATGTAGAAGATGTGTTCGATCGTCTGTTAACACATCCAACGATTGCATCAAAACAATATTTATATAGTCAATATGATCAACAGGTAGGCGCAAATACAATTGTCAAACCGGGACTCCAAGCTTCAGTTGTTCGTGTTGAAGGGACAAATAAAGCTGTGGCATCAACAATTGATGGTGAGGCACGTTATGTTTTCAATAACCCTTATGAAGGGGGCAAAATGGTTGTTGCTGAAGCATATCGCAATTTAATTGCAGTAGGTGCCAAGCCATTAGCAATGACAGACTGTCTGAACTACGGCTCTCCAGAGAAAAAACATATTTATCAACAATTGATTGACTCAACACGTGGTATGGCAGAAGCATGTGAGATTCTTGAGACGCCTGTTGTATCAGGAAATGTATCGCTTTATAACGAAACACGTACATCATCTATTTTTCCGACACCAGTTGTAGGTATGGTTGGATTAATTGAAGATATTGATTACTTACGTGATTTCTCACCATCAGCAGGAGATAAGCTTTATATTGTTGGTGAAACAACAAATAGCTTTGGTGGTAGTCAAATTGAGAAGTTGTTATATGATGAAGTGAATCATGAGCCTGAAGATGTCGATTTAACAGCAGAAGCACACAAAGGAGAAGCAATTCGCCAAGCGATTCGAGAAGGTGTGTTATCTCATGTACAAACTGTTGGTAAAGGAGGGCTTCTCATAACATTAGCACGTATGAGTGCTTTTTATGGTCTAGGTGCTGAGGCGCAAATCGATTTAACCAATGCACAGCTGTTTAGTGAAACACAAGGTCGCTATATTTTAGTTGTTAAAGAGGGTCAAACGTTAAATATCGATCACGCTGTTGAAATAGGTACATTTACAGCGACAGATAACTTTAAAGTTTCCGCAAAAAATATAACAATTGAACGTCGTACATCAGAGCTTAAACAAGCATGGGAAGGAGCAATTGAGGCATGTATGACATCCGTGGACTAA
- the purS gene encoding phosphoribosylformylglycinamidine synthase subunit PurS — MKTIELHITLQPQVLDTQGQALTRAVHDLGYEQVNDIRVGKVLYMTVDEATDEAVHNVVTTLSEKLFANTVIEEYSYQVLNEKENA, encoded by the coding sequence ATGAAAACAATTGAACTACACATTACTTTACAACCGCAAGTCTTAGATACACAAGGTCAGGCTTTAACTCGAGCAGTACACGATTTAGGATACGAGCAAGTGAATGATATTCGTGTAGGTAAAGTATTATATATGACTGTTGATGAAGCGACAGATGAAGCTGTCCATAATGTTGTAACAACATTAAGTGAAAAGCTATTTGCAAACACAGTGATTGAAGAATACAGCTACCAAGTTTTGAATGAAAAGGAGAATGCATAA
- the folD gene encoding bifunctional methylenetetrahydrofolate dehydrogenase/methenyltetrahydrofolate cyclohydrolase FolD — translation MSAKILDGKQIAKDYRQGLQDEVEALKEKGFTPKLSVILVGNDGASQSYVRSKKKAAEKIGMISEVIHLDENTSEEDVLKELDRLNNDESVSGILVQVPLPKQVDEQKVLDAIHPDKDVDGFHPINIGRLYLDEAKLIPCTPLGVMELLKHADIDLEGKNAVVIGRSHIVGQPVAKLLTQQNATVTVLHSRSQNIHEHLKNADIIVSAVGRPGMVTKDDVKEGAVVIDVGNTPDENGKLKGDVEYDDVKTIAGAITPVPGGVGPMTITMVLNNTLIAEKMRRGLE, via the coding sequence ATGAGTGCAAAAATTTTAGATGGAAAACAAATAGCGAAAGACTATCGTCAAGGATTACAGGATGAGGTTGAAGCGCTAAAAGAAAAAGGATTCACACCTAAACTTTCTGTGATTTTAGTAGGTAATGACGGAGCAAGCCAAAGTTACGTTCGTTCCAAGAAAAAAGCAGCAGAAAAAATTGGTATGATTTCAGAAGTCATTCATTTAGATGAAAATACATCAGAAGAAGATGTTTTAAAAGAACTTGATCGCTTAAATAATGATGAAAGCGTAAGTGGTATTCTTGTACAAGTACCACTGCCAAAGCAAGTTGACGAACAAAAAGTACTAGACGCTATCCACCCAGATAAAGATGTAGATGGATTTCATCCTATTAATATCGGGCGTTTATACTTAGATGAAGCAAAGCTTATTCCTTGTACACCACTTGGCGTTATGGAATTACTCAAACATGCAGATATTGATTTAGAAGGTAAAAATGCTGTTGTTATTGGACGTAGCCATATTGTAGGACAACCTGTTGCCAAGCTACTCACACAGCAAAACGCGACAGTTACGGTTTTACATTCACGCAGTCAAAACATCCATGAACATTTAAAAAATGCAGATATCATCGTTAGTGCTGTTGGTCGTCCAGGTATGGTCACAAAAGATGATGTAAAAGAAGGCGCTGTTGTTATCGATGTTGGAAATACACCTGATGAAAATGGCAAGTTAAAGGGTGATGTAGAATACGATGATGTTAAAACAATTGCAGGTGCGATTACACCTGTACCTGGTGGTGTTGGACCAATGACAATCACAATGGTCTTGAATAATACATTAATTGCTGAAAAAATGCGTCGTGGCTTAGAATAA
- the purQ gene encoding phosphoribosylformylglycinamidine synthase I: protein MKFAVLRFPGSNCDRDMFNAAIKSGVDAEYVDYRETSLVGFDGVLIPGGFSFGDYLRSGAVAAVAPIIKEVKRLADEGKPVLGVCNGFQILTEIGLLPGALLHNDSHLFVSRNEKLNIVNNDTPFTRLYAKGEEVVYPVAHGEGHYYCTEEIYHQLVENNQIILKYVDNPNGSYDDIAGIVNEQGNVCGMMPHPERALDAILGTDSGVKLFESMVKSWREQNA from the coding sequence ATGAAGTTTGCTGTTCTTAGATTTCCGGGATCTAATTGCGATAGAGATATGTTTAATGCAGCGATTAAGTCGGGAGTAGATGCAGAATATGTGGATTACCGTGAGACATCGTTAGTAGGATTTGATGGGGTATTAATTCCGGGTGGTTTTTCGTTCGGTGACTATTTGCGTTCAGGTGCAGTTGCAGCAGTGGCACCAATTATTAAAGAAGTTAAGAGATTAGCAGACGAAGGTAAACCAGTACTAGGTGTTTGTAACGGCTTTCAAATTTTAACAGAAATTGGTTTGCTCCCAGGTGCACTTTTACATAATGACTCTCACTTGTTTGTAAGTCGTAATGAAAAACTTAACATCGTAAATAATGATACACCATTTACACGTTTATATGCCAAAGGAGAAGAAGTTGTTTATCCTGTGGCGCATGGTGAAGGACATTATTATTGTACAGAAGAGATATATCATCAGTTAGTAGAAAACAATCAAATCATTTTGAAATATGTCGATAATCCTAATGGCTCATATGATGATATTGCCGGTATTGTTAATGAACAAGGTAATGTTTGCGGAATGATGCCACATCCTGAGCGTGCATTGGATGCAATTCTAGGGACTGATAGTGGTGTGAAGTTATTTGAATCTATGGTGAAAAGCTGGAGGGAACAAAATGCCTAA
- the purC gene encoding phosphoribosylaminoimidazolesuccinocarboxamide synthase yields MSLLYEGKAKRIYDTDEQGIVRIEYKDEVTAGNGAKKDQMAGKGRLNNQITSLIFGYLKKEGIPSHFVRQLSETEQLVKTVDIIPLEVVVRNIAAGSITKRLGFEKGHTFDTPLVEFFYKNDDLNDPLITEDHIKLLHIATDVEIQELKDKALRVNESLVKLMDAMGLELVDFKIEFGKDATGEILLADEISPDTCRIWDKATQENFDKDVYREDTGSLIEAYQTFLTKLEAL; encoded by the coding sequence ATGAGCCTTTTATATGAAGGAAAAGCAAAACGCATTTATGATACGGATGAGCAAGGCATTGTGAGAATCGAGTACAAAGATGAAGTGACTGCAGGAAATGGTGCCAAAAAAGACCAAATGGCTGGTAAAGGGCGTTTGAACAATCAGATTACATCACTCATTTTTGGATATCTTAAAAAAGAAGGTATACCGAGCCATTTTGTGCGTCAACTATCTGAAACAGAACAGCTGGTTAAAACGGTCGACATCATTCCGTTAGAAGTTGTTGTGCGTAATATTGCAGCAGGTTCTATTACGAAACGTCTCGGGTTTGAAAAAGGTCATACATTTGATACACCATTAGTAGAGTTTTTCTATAAAAATGATGACTTGAATGACCCATTAATTACAGAAGATCATATTAAGTTGTTACATATTGCTACGGATGTAGAAATTCAAGAACTGAAAGATAAAGCATTGCGTGTGAATGAGTCACTTGTAAAACTTATGGATGCAATGGGGTTAGAACTCGTCGACTTTAAAATAGAATTCGGAAAAGATGCAACAGGAGAGATTTTACTGGCTGATGAGATTTCTCCAGATACATGTCGTATTTGGGATAAGGCAACACAAGAAAATTTTGATAAAGATGTTTATCGTGAGGATACAGGATCATTAATTGAAGCATATCAAACATTCTTAACTAAATTGGAGGCACTTTAA
- the qoxA gene encoding cytochrome aa3 quinol oxidase subunit II encodes MSKLKSLLLAFGTLFLLAGCSDVEVLNPKGPMASDLRFLIIYSIIFMVAIIVVVLVLFAIFTWKYRYTKTTESGKVHHNAILETVWFIIPVFILIALMIPTVKTLYDFEEPPKAEDDPIVIYAVSGGYKWFFAYPEEKIETVNHLTIPMKRPITFKLQAMDAMTSFWIPQLGGQKYAMTAMTMEWTLQADEEGTYRGRNSNFNGEGFSRHTFQVNAVSQSEYDAWVKKAQSKKVLDQDTFDKQLLPITENKELTFSGTHMAFVDPAADPEYIFHAYKRYNFVQKDMNFHKDPAEGVLSEPNKPARKVTVTNENYARHGMKPAILKNNEKYNNEFKKEEEHTMDEMESMHEGAKNAEAHKDHKSGGGH; translated from the coding sequence GTGTCAAAATTAAAGTCTTTGCTTCTAGCGTTTGGAACGCTCTTTTTACTTGCGGGCTGTTCTGATGTAGAAGTCTTAAACCCGAAAGGGCCGATGGCAAGCGATCTAAGATTTTTAATTATTTATTCAATCATCTTTATGGTTGCCATTATTGTTGTTGTACTTGTTCTGTTCGCTATTTTCACTTGGAAATATCGCTATACGAAAACAACAGAATCAGGAAAAGTACACCATAACGCTATTCTGGAAACAGTGTGGTTCATCATTCCTGTATTTATCTTAATTGCATTAATGATTCCAACTGTAAAAACGCTCTATGATTTTGAGGAGCCACCAAAAGCTGAGGATGATCCTATTGTGATTTATGCAGTAAGTGGTGGTTATAAGTGGTTCTTCGCTTATCCTGAAGAAAAAATCGAAACAGTTAACCACTTAACAATTCCTATGAAACGTCCGATTACATTCAAACTACAAGCTATGGATGCAATGACAAGTTTCTGGATTCCTCAACTTGGCGGTCAAAAATATGCGATGACTGCTATGACGATGGAGTGGACATTACAAGCTGACGAAGAGGGTACATATCGTGGACGTAACTCTAACTTTAACGGTGAAGGGTTCTCACGCCATACTTTCCAAGTTAATGCTGTAAGTCAAAGTGAGTACGATGCATGGGTGAAAAAAGCGCAATCTAAGAAAGTACTTGACCAAGATACTTTCGATAAACAACTATTACCTATCACGGAAAACAAAGAATTAACTTTCAGTGGTACGCATATGGCATTCGTTGATCCGGCTGCTGATCCGGAATATATCTTCCATGCCTATAAACGCTATAACTTTGTTCAGAAGGATATGAACTTCCATAAAGATCCAGCAGAGGGCGTTTTAAGCGAACCAAATAAACCAGCACGTAAAGTGACGGTTACAAATGAAAACTATGCACGACATGGTATGAAGCCTGCTATCTTGAAGAACAATGAAAAATATAACAATGAATTCAAGAAAGAAGAGGAACATACAATGGACGAAATGGAATCAATGCATGAAGGTGCCAAAAATGCTGAGGCACACAAAGATCATAAAAGTGGAGGTGGACATTAA
- the purE gene encoding 5-(carboxyamino)imidazole ribonucleotide mutase, with translation MKVAVIMGSSSDWETMREACMMLEAFNIPYDTKVVSAHRTPHMMVDFATKARSNGYSAIIAGAGGAAHLPGMVASMTTLPVIGVPIESKSLKGLDSLLSIVQMPGGIPVATTAIGRAGAKNAGILVARMIGMTDETVQQQLERYEASLVGKVEAMQDDLQ, from the coding sequence TTGAAAGTAGCGGTCATAATGGGGAGTTCTTCGGATTGGGAGACGATGCGTGAAGCGTGCATGATGTTGGAAGCATTTAATATCCCATATGATACAAAAGTGGTTTCAGCACATCGTACACCACATATGATGGTTGATTTTGCCACGAAAGCACGTAGTAATGGTTATAGTGCCATTATTGCTGGTGCTGGAGGGGCGGCACATTTGCCGGGTATGGTTGCTTCTATGACGACTTTACCTGTAATCGGTGTTCCAATTGAATCTAAAAGTTTAAAAGGATTGGATTCATTATTGTCTATTGTACAAATGCCAGGAGGAATCCCTGTGGCAACAACAGCTATCGGTAGAGCTGGAGCTAAAAATGCAGGTATTCTAGTAGCCAGAATGATTGGAATGACGGATGAAACAGTTCAACAACAACTCGAACGATATGAAGCGTCATTAGTGGGGAAAGTTGAGGCGATGCAAGATGACCTTCAATAA
- the qoxB gene encoding cytochrome aa3 quinol oxidase subunit I produces the protein MNFPWDELIVQGNWMITLAQISAPFLVIGVIAAITYFKLWGYLYKEWFMSVDHKKIGLMYLICAVLMFVRGGIDAILLRIQLTVPDNPFLESNHYNEIFTTHGVIMIIFMAMPLVIGLMNIIIPLQIGARDVAFPLLNNVSFWLFVAGMLLFNLSFIIGGSPAAGWTNYAPLAGEFSPGPGVNYYLIAIQISGIGTLATGINFFVTIMRLKSPSMTFMQMPMFVVTTFITMLIILLAFPVLTVALAMMTTDRIFDTAFFTVANGGMPMLWANFFWVWGHPEVYILVLPAFGIYSEIIPTFARKRLFGHQSMVWATGGIAFLSFLVWVHHFFTMGNGALVNSFFSISTALISVPTGVKIFNWLFTLHKGRITFESPMLFSLAFIPNFIIGGVTGVMLSMASADYQYHNSYFLVAHFHYTIVAGVVFACFAAMIFWYPKAMGYKLFEKPNKWFFWLFMIGFNVTFLPQFILGLDGMPRRLYTYMPEDGWFLLNVISTIGAAIMSIAFLIFVGNIVYSHIKAPREATGDNWGGLGRGLEWSTASAIPPKYNFAITPDWDDIDTFVEMKQHGRHYLDNHNYSDIHMPNDTHIGFWMGVFFFIGGFFLVFETLLPAILSLVGICGLMIWRSFQEDHGYYIPASEVAENEARLRKARQEEREAMNHE, from the coding sequence TTGAACTTTCCATGGGATGAGCTTATCGTACAAGGTAACTGGATGATTACCTTAGCTCAAATCAGTGCACCGTTCTTAGTAATTGGTGTCATTGCTGCAATTACGTACTTTAAGCTTTGGGGATATTTATACAAGGAATGGTTCATGTCAGTCGACCACAAAAAGATTGGTTTAATGTACTTAATCTGTGCTGTGTTAATGTTTGTACGTGGTGGTATTGACGCAATTCTATTACGTATTCAATTAACAGTTCCAGACAACCCATTCTTAGAGTCAAATCACTATAACGAAATCTTCACAACGCACGGTGTTATCATGATTATTTTCATGGCAATGCCACTTGTAATTGGTTTAATGAATATCATTATCCCATTACAAATTGGTGCACGTGATGTTGCGTTCCCATTACTTAACAACGTTAGTTTCTGGCTATTCGTAGCAGGTATGTTACTATTCAACCTTTCATTTATTATTGGTGGATCACCTGCTGCAGGTTGGACAAACTATGCACCATTAGCAGGTGAGTTTAGTCCAGGACCGGGTGTTAACTATTATCTTATCGCAATTCAAATTTCAGGTATTGGTACCTTAGCGACTGGTATTAACTTCTTTGTTACAATCATGCGCTTAAAATCACCAAGTATGACATTTATGCAAATGCCAATGTTTGTTGTAACAACATTCATTACAATGTTAATTATCTTATTAGCATTCCCAGTATTAACTGTGGCACTTGCAATGATGACTACTGATAGAATTTTCGACACTGCATTCTTCACAGTAGCCAATGGCGGTATGCCAATGCTTTGGGCAAACTTCTTCTGGGTATGGGGGCACCCTGAGGTATACATTCTTGTCTTACCAGCATTCGGTATTTACTCTGAAATTATTCCAACATTTGCTCGTAAACGTTTGTTCGGCCATCAAAGCATGGTATGGGCAACTGGTGGTATCGCATTTTTAAGTTTCTTAGTTTGGGTTCACCATTTCTTTACAATGGGTAATGGTGCATTAGTTAACTCATTCTTCTCAATTAGTACAGCGCTCATCTCTGTACCAACTGGTGTAAAAATCTTTAACTGGTTATTTACACTACACAAAGGACGTATTACGTTTGAATCACCAATGTTATTCTCACTAGCATTTATTCCGAACTTTATTATCGGTGGGGTAACAGGGGTTATGCTTTCAATGGCATCTGCAGACTATCAATACCATAACTCTTATTTCTTAGTGGCACACTTCCACTATACAATTGTTGCTGGTGTGGTATTCGCATGTTTTGCAGCTATGATTTTCTGGTATCCAAAAGCAATGGGATACAAGTTGTTTGAAAAACCAAATAAATGGTTCTTCTGGCTCTTTATGATTGGTTTCAATGTGACTTTCTTACCTCAATTCATCTTAGGTCTTGATGGTATGCCACGTCGTCTATACACATATATGCCAGAAGATGGTTGGTTCTTATTAAATGTTATTTCAACAATTGGTGCAGCTATTATGTCTATCGCATTCTTAATCTTTGTTGGTAACATTGTTTACAGTCACATCAAGGCACCTCGTGAAGCGACTGGCGATAACTGGGGTGGCTTAGGTCGAGGCTTAGAGTGGTCAACAGCATCAGCAATTCCACCTAAGTATAACTTTGCCATTACACCAGATTGGGATGACATTGATACATTTGTTGAAATGAAACAACATGGTAGACACTATTTAGACAACCATAATTACAGTGATATTCATATGCCAAACGATACACATATCGGTTTCTGGATGGGGGTATTCTTCTTCATTGGTGGTTTCTTCTTAGTATTCGAAACACTTCTTCCAGCCATTTTATCATTGGTCGGTATCTGTGGATTAATGATTTGGAGAAGTTTCCAAGAAGATCACGGTTACTATATCCCTGCTAGCGAAGTTGCTGAAAATGAAGCACGTTTAAGAAAAGCACGTCAGGAAGAAAGGGAGGCTATGAATCATGAGTAA
- the purK gene encoding 5-(carboxyamino)imidazole ribonucleotide synthase translates to MTFNKLKHGQTIGIIGGGQLGKMMAQSAQKMGYRVVVLDPDKSCPCQYVAHEFINAAYDDMTALKQLGDMSDVITYEFENIAAQQLKSLTEDYNVPQGYEAIALLQDRLTEKQTLQQAGVQVVPFMQVTQPDDVLDVAEKLGYPFMIKTRFGGYDGKGQILVHSEDDLDEAKALVEQQECVAEQFLMLEREVSLTATIGSEGRVAYFPLQENEHRDQILFKTIVPARVDKESEARLEVEKITRAIHLVGTFTVEFFVDQVGQLYVNEIAPRPHNSGHYSIEACDYSQFDTHILAVTGQTLPSEIQLLKPAVMMNLLGKDLDLLESQFDQHPEWHVHIYGKASRKPARKMGHMTLLTNDTDQTEQEMIALFEGRDQ, encoded by the coding sequence ATGACCTTCAATAAATTAAAGCATGGTCAGACAATTGGTATTATTGGTGGTGGACAGCTTGGTAAAATGATGGCGCAATCGGCACAAAAGATGGGTTATCGTGTTGTCGTTTTAGATCCAGACAAATCATGTCCTTGTCAATATGTTGCACATGAATTTATTAATGCTGCATATGATGATATGACAGCACTAAAGCAGTTAGGTGATATGTCAGATGTTATCACATATGAATTTGAAAATATTGCCGCACAACAGCTAAAAAGTTTAACAGAAGATTACAATGTTCCACAAGGTTATGAAGCGATTGCATTATTGCAAGACCGTTTAACCGAAAAACAAACATTGCAACAAGCAGGTGTGCAAGTTGTGCCATTTATGCAAGTGACACAGCCTGATGATGTATTAGATGTTGCCGAAAAACTGGGTTATCCATTTATGATTAAAACGCGCTTTGGAGGTTATGACGGTAAAGGACAGATCCTTGTACATTCTGAAGACGACTTAGATGAAGCCAAAGCGCTCGTTGAACAACAGGAATGTGTAGCCGAACAATTTTTAATGCTTGAACGTGAAGTTTCGTTAACTGCTACGATTGGATCTGAGGGACGAGTTGCTTACTTTCCGTTACAAGAAAATGAACATCGAGACCAAATTTTATTTAAAACGATTGTACCAGCTCGTGTAGACAAAGAGTCTGAAGCAAGATTAGAAGTGGAAAAAATTACACGTGCCATCCATTTAGTTGGTACATTTACAGTTGAATTTTTTGTGGATCAGGTTGGTCAGCTTTATGTTAATGAAATTGCACCGAGACCACATAATTCTGGACATTATTCTATTGAAGCTTGTGATTATTCACAGTTTGATACACACATTTTAGCTGTGACTGGGCAAACTTTACCGAGTGAAATCCAATTACTAAAACCAGCTGTGATGATGAACTTACTTGGGAAAGATTTAGATTTATTGGAATCACAATTTGACCAACATCCTGAATGGCATGTTCACATTTATGGAAAGGCATCACGCAAACCGGCTCGTAAAATGGGACATATGACGCTATTGACAAATGATACGGATCAAACGGAACAAGAAATGATTGCATTATTTGAAGGGAGAGACCAATAA
- the qoxC gene encoding cytochrome aa3 quinol oxidase subunit III: protein MSNKSVTTIDSRTHEGNLNKLGFWIFLTAEFALFGTLFATLLTLQHGGGYGGMMTTELFELPLVLIMTFLLLASSYTCGIAIYYMRQEKKNLLLIWMAITVLLGIGFVGFEIFEFAHYAHEGANPTIGSYWSSFFILLGTHGLHVSLGIVWITGLLIQVAKRGLNKYNAPKLFISSLYWHFLDVVWVFIFTAVYMIGMVYSG from the coding sequence ATGAGTAATAAATCAGTAACTACCATTGATTCACGTACGCATGAAGGAAATTTAAATAAGCTTGGTTTCTGGATCTTCCTTACAGCTGAATTTGCACTTTTTGGTACGCTTTTCGCAACACTATTAACACTGCAACATGGTGGTGGCTATGGTGGCATGATGACAACAGAGTTGTTTGAGTTACCACTTGTGTTGATTATGACATTCTTATTATTAGCCAGCTCATATACGTGTGGTATTGCGATTTACTATATGCGTCAAGAAAAGAAAAACTTATTGTTGATTTGGATGGCGATTACTGTGTTATTAGGTATCGGATTCGTTGGTTTTGAGATTTTCGAATTCGCACACTATGCACATGAGGGTGCCAACCCAACAATCGGCTCATACTGGTCAAGTTTCTTCATCTTACTTGGCACACACGGTTTACACGTATCATTAGGTATTGTGTGGATTACAGGCTTATTGATCCAAGTTGCGAAACGTGGATTGAACAAATATAATGCACCGAAGTTATTTATTTCAAGTTTATACTGGCACTTCTTAGATGTTGTCTGGGTCTTCATCTTCACTGCCGTATATATGATAGGGATGGTGTATAGCGGATGA
- the qoxD gene encoding cytochrome aa3 quinol oxidase subunit IV, which produces MSTLVKHTIGFIASIILTLLAVFVTLYTSLALNAKITIIFGFAFIQAFLQLLMFMHLTEGKDGRLQLAKVIFAIIITLVTVIGTYWVMQGAHGSHI; this is translated from the coding sequence ATGAGTACTTTAGTAAAACATACAATAGGCTTTATCGCCTCAATTATATTGACATTACTTGCAGTTTTCGTAACTCTTTATACATCGTTGGCGTTAAATGCTAAAATTACAATTATTTTTGGTTTTGCATTTATTCAAGCCTTTTTACAACTTCTTATGTTCATGCACTTAACTGAAGGTAAGGATGGGCGTTTACAACTTGCAAAAGTTATTTTTGCCATCATTATTACACTTGTTACAGTTATTGGAACATATTGGGTTATGCAAGGTGCACACGGCTCTCATATTTAA